The following proteins are co-located in the Enoplosus armatus isolate fEnoArm2 chromosome 8, fEnoArm2.hap1, whole genome shotgun sequence genome:
- the nr1h5 gene encoding nuclear receptor subfamily 1, group H, member 5 produces MREWTELEMSFSAGGFLSASDGYCSTEQLQYYDMLADPLGYPLQDPDLQLLPYSQQQCSTANLPFSLYGSPPSSTSSPSSSSSSSHPCHPLYHYNPHCLEAPCDTGPEAHCGGLAQGLGAVGLPLGRRMHVGSGGKSRGQDELCVVCGDKASGYHYNALTCEGCKGFFRRSVTKKAVYHCKSGGGCEMDMYMRRKCQDCRLRKCRAVGMLAECLLTEVQCQSKRLRKGGKGRRQEEEENTDSRRVSSTSRLPGQTSSASLTREQKYIVDRMVEAHRLYRAQDSSHCRLFEWPCTEEGEGLSDVVSPHLQRLLLFARTVPGFDLLDFSDQSSLLSVSSLEVMFLLSAQQFSHNPTSPSPALQLFSMSTHNWLRNVESKENIHSRTPVNSGGSEDLFGPVLNFFHSMATLRVTEAEYTLLTATALLCSDRASLQAASCVEKMQELILDLLSRVCGAQGGAARGGPQRFGRLLGRLTELRTLRHNYLLLTRQQPGH; encoded by the exons ATGAGAGAGTGGACGGAGTTGGAGATGAGCTTTTCGGCAGGGGGGTTTCTCTCCGCCTCGGACGGTTACTGCTCCACAGAGCAGCTCCAGTACTACG ACATGCTGGCTGACCCTCTGGGCTACCCCCTGCAGGACCCTGACCTCCAGCTGCTCCCTTATAGCCAACAACAGTGCAGCACTGCCAACCTGCCCTTCTCCCTCTATGGCTCTCCaccatcctccacctcctctccctcctcctcttcttcctcctcgcATCCCTGCCACCCTCTGTACCACTACAACCCTCATTGCCTGGAGGCCCCCTGTGATACCGGCCCCGAGGCCCACTGCGGGGGCCTGGCTCAGGGGCTCGGAGCAGTAGGACTGCCGCTGGGGCGGAGGATGCATGTGGGGTCAGGAGGGAAGAGCAGAGGTCAGGACGagctgtgtgtggtgtgtggagATAAAGCGTCAGGCTATCACTACAATGCTCTAACCTGTGAGGGATGCAAAG GTTTTTTTAGGCGTAGTGTGACTAAAAAGGCGGTGTATCACTGTAAGAGTGGAGGTGGCTGTGAAATGGACATGTACATGAGGAGGAAGTGCCAAGACTGCCGGCTGAGGAAGTGCCGCGCTGTGGGAATGCTGGCTGAGT GCCTGCTGACGGAGGTGCAGTGCCAGTCCAAACGACTCAGGAAAGGAGGTAAAgggagaagacaggaggaagaggaaaacacagacagcaggcgGGTCAGCTCTACCAGCAGGCTACCTGGACAG ACTTCGTCGGCCAGTTTAACCCGAGAACAGAAGTACATCGTGGACAGGATGGTGGAGGCCCATCGACTGTACAGAGCACAGGACAGCAGCCACTGCAGG TTGTTTGAGTGGCCATGTACAGAAGAAGGGGAGGGTTTGTCTGATGTTGTATCACCCCATTTGCAaagactgctgctgtttgccagGACTGTGCCAG GTTTTGACCTCCTGGATTTTTCAGACCAGagctctctcctgtctgtctcttcactgGAGGTCATGTTCCTGCTCTCAGCTCAGCAGTTCTCCCACAACCCAACAAGCCCCAGTCCAG CCCTGCAGCTTTTCAGTATGTCAACACACAACTGGCTGAGAAATGTAGAGTCAAAGGAGAACATCCACAGTAGGACGCCGGTCAACTCAG GAGGCAGTGAGGATCTCTTCGGGCCGGTGCTCAACTTCTTCCACAGCATGGCAACGCTGAGGGTGACGGAGGCCGAGTACACCCTGCTCACCGCtacagctctgctctgctcag ACCGTGCGTCCCTTCAGGCGGCCAGCTGTGTTGAAAAAATGCAGGAACTGATCCTGGACCTTCTGTCCAGGGTGTGTGGGGCTCAGGGTGGAGCTGCGCGAGGGGGACCGCAGCGGTTTGGCCGCCTGCTGGGAAGACTGACGGAGCTTCGAACCCTCCGTCACAACTACCTCCTCCTGACGAGACAGCAGCCTGGACACTGA
- the brpf3b gene encoding bromodomain and PHD finger-containing protein 3 translates to MRKPRRKGQVAAGGGADVRKSNGTVGGRGGDRQRSPSPYSLKASPSRETLTYAQAQKVVEVELDGRLHRISILEPLEVITEDEMMAQDISECNSNKENSEQSSSPTSSAQTVRKPITPRGRRKDAKFPPVKSPPPSKNHCPNSHPQTPEKVNASHHHHMTLPEPKFHVLETFMPVEAPPLPTAYYRYIERLAEEQEAEAEYDMDEEDTAWLEMVNAGRTSEGYSAVSPDTFELLVDRLEEEAYREARSRAPSQSTIDDDAFCCVCLDDECLNSNVILFCDSCNLAVHQECYGVPYIPEGQWLCRCCLQSPQKPVDCVLCPNRGGAFKQTSDGRWAHVVCAIWIPEVCFANTVFLEPVEGVNNIPPARWKLTCYLCKQKGRGASIQCHKANCYTAFHVTCAQRAGLFMKIDPVRETNVNGTTFSVKKTAFCEAHSPPGQETVSDEESEGRVVGSRGRASRGRSAYTEGPITPKKGRKSEDDAKTGKKKGKKSTESTAQHAASPQVTVPQIPTSRLNIICKGILFQRKNQFMQRLHSYWLLKRQSRNGVPLVRRLHSNVQSQRSTEQPEVDEKVSAAREALRYWQKLRHDLEKARLLVELIRKREKLKREQVKVHQAALEMQLTPMLVLLRSTLEQLQEKDTAEIFAQPVNIKEVPDYMEFISLPMDFSTMRSKLESHAYRSVAELETDFNLMVSNCLLYNTKDTVFHRAALRLRDLGGAILRHAQRQATNTGLDLDTGMLLPESPQKRDFYSCTWEDVDSVLDPDNRLHMTVEEQLKELLEKLDFVSSMRCSGARTRRIRLLRREINNIRYRQGQHPRHSLHNGHLKEDEEDDEDDDEEEDDKDAKADNGLSSSDKEDLKSTSPPTLEPTGPAPPPRRGDAPLEPPTLRPITGEPKSPSWPCKRLKMDGDLSDSTTESMNCTKAQERPASPPPVLHSEGQAVANGLPELSAPPRPTTGGVGRRTSVLFKKAKNGAKLFRERDNPLLNGKGPQDDDTSNAPTAPNSTASTPSSTPLSTPSKTPQKSPGPPTLKEQWTPSRDVCSDSELEKTPNHTLESGLTNGFNKHKDGGSDSEYSPCPVLHKEISSPPKRSLGKPALSKVPFLEIVNGDSDYTGNGSQTSEDETELEPLELVWAKCRGYPSYPALIIDPEMPEEGLLHNGVPIPVPPKDVLRLGEQRQEETNERLYLVLFFDNKRTWQWLPRDKVTPLGVDDTGDKLRIMEGRKSSIRKSVQVAYDRAMIHQSRVSHSHGFVASNYL, encoded by the exons ATGAGGAAGCCACGTCGAAAAGGCCAGGTGGCTGCAGGAGGTGGAGCCGATGTCAGGAAGTCCAATGGGACAGTTGGCGGGCGTGGGGGTGACCGCCAGCGTTCCCCTTCCCCTTACAGCCTCAAAGCATCTCCAAGCAGAGAAACCCTGACTTATGCCCAGGCCCagaaggtggtggaggtggaacTGGATGGTAGGCTTCACCGCATTTCGATTCTGGAGCCCTTGGAGGTCATTACTGAAGATGAGATGATGGCTCAGGACATTAGTGAGTGTAACAGCAACAAGGAGAACAGTGAGCAGTCATCATCTCCCACCAGCAGTGCCCAAACAGTCCGCAAACCCATCACACCCCGAGGCCGCAGGAAAGATGCCAAATTTCCTCCTGTCAAGTCGCCACCACCTTCCAAGAACCACTGCCCCAATTCTCATCCACAAACACCTGAAAAGGTTAACGCGTCACATCATCACCACATGACCCTCCCTGAACCTAAGTTTCATGTGTTAGAAACCTTCATGCCAGTCGAGGCACCTCCTCTGCCTACGGCATATTACCGTTACATTGAACGCTTAGCTGAGGAGCAGGAAGCTGAGGCAGAATATGACATGGACGAAGAGGACACCGCCTGGCTGGAGATGGTCAATGCTGGCAGGACGTCAGAGGGTTACTCAGCTGTCTCACCAGACACCTTTGAACTGCTGGTGGAccggctggaggaggaggcgtaCCGGGAAGCCCGCAGCCGGGCACCCTCTCAGAGTACTATTGATGACGATGCCTTCTGCTGCGTGTGCCTGGATGATGAATGCCTCAACAGCAACGTCATCCTCTTCTGCGACTCCTGCAACCTGGCTGTGCACCAGGAGTGTTACGGAGTGCCCTACATCCCCGAGGGCCAGTGGCTGTGCCGCTGCTGCCTCCAGTCCCCTCAGAAACCTGTTGACTGTGTTCTATGTCCAAACCGTGGCGGCGCCTTCAAGCAAACGAGTGACGGCCGCTGGGCACATGTGGTTTGTGCCATCTGGATCCCTGAAGTCTGCTTTGCCAACACAGTTTTTCTAGAACCAGTGGAAGGGGTCAATAACATTCCGCCAGCACGCTGGAAACTGACCTGCTACCTGTGCAAGCAGAAGGGCCGGGGTGCATCAATTCAGTGCCACAAGGCCAACTGTTACACTGCGTTTCACGTCACATGTGCTCAGCGTGCTGGCCTGTTCATGAAGATCGATCCTGTGCGAGAGACAAACGTCAACGGAACCACGTTTTCTGTAAAGAAGACAGCATTCTGTGAGGCCCATTCGCCACCAGGACAAGAGACCGTCTCAGATgaggagagtgaaggaagaGTGGtgggcagcagagggagagctAGTAGAGGACGGAGTGCCTACACAGAGGGTCCTATAACAccaaaaaaaggcagaaagtcAGAAGATGATGCCAAGACGGGtaaaaagaaagggaagaagagcaCAGAGTCAACAGCACAACACGCTGCTTCACCACAAGTGACAGTGCCTCAGATACCCACAAGCAg GCTGAATATCATCTGTAAAGGAATCCTCTTCCAGAGGAAAAACCAGTTCATGCAGAGACTGCATAGCTACTGGTTACTGAAGCGTCAGTCAAGGAACGGTGTGCCTCTGGTCCGGCGTTTGCACTCTAATGTCCAATCCCAGAGGTCTACTGAACAG CCTGAGGTGGATGAGAAGGTTTCTGCTGCAAGAGAAGCACTGAGATATTGGCAGAAGCTGCGGCATGACCTTGAAAAAGCCCGGCTGCTGGTGGAGCTCATCCGCAAGAGGGAGAAACTCAAACGAGAACAG gtcaaagttcaccagGCAGCACTGGAGATGCAGTTGACCCCGATGTTGGTTCTGCTCCGCTCCACTCTGGAGCAACTACAGGAGAAGGACACAGCCGAGATCTTTGCACAGCCAGTCAACATCAAGGAG GTCCCAGACTACATGGAGTTCATCAGCCTGCCCATGGACTTTTCCACTATGCGCTCTAAGCTGGAGAGCCATGCCTACCGCTCAGTGGCTGAGCTGGAGACTGACTTCAACCTAATGGTGTCCAACTGCCTCCTCTACAACACCAAGGACACAGTCTTCCACCGGGCAGCATTGCGTCTTCGAGACTTGGGGGGAGCCATACTGCGCCATGCCCAACGACAGGCCACCAACACCGGCCTGGACCTGGACACTGGCATGCTCCTCCCAGAGTCGCCACAGAAACGAGACTTTTACAGCTGCACCTGGGAGGATG TTGACAGTGTGCTGGATCCAGACAACCGGCTCCATATGACAGTGGAGGAACAGCTGAAGGAGCTGTTAGAAAAGCTGGACTTTGTCAGCTCCATGCGATGCAGTGGCGCCCGAACTCGACGCATCCGCCTGCTTCGCCGCGAGATCAACAACATCCGCTACAGACAGGGCCAACACCCCCGCCACAGCCTTCACAATGGACATCTGAAagaagacgaggaggatgaCGAAGACGACgatgaggaagaggacgacAAAGACGCCAAGGCAGACAACGGCCTATCGTCTTCAGACAAAG AAGACCTCAAATCCACTTCGCCCCCGACACTGGAACCTACCGGGCCGGCTCCTCCTCCACGACGGGGGGACGCACCTCTGGAGCCTCCCACCCTGCGGCCAATCACAGGGGAGCCCAAGTCCCCCAGCTGGCCCTGCAAACGCCTAAAGATGGACGGTGACCTTTCAGACAGCACCACAGAGAGCATGAATTGCACTAAAGCACAGGAGCGGCCTGCGTCACCGCCTCCCGTTTTGCACAGTGAAGGACAGGCGGTGGCCAACGGCCTGCCAGAGCTCAGTGCCCCCCCACGGCCCACCACCGGAGGAGTTGGACGACGAACCTCTGTATTGTTCAAGAAGGCAAAAAATGGAGCTAAGctgttcagagagagagacaatccTTTGCTGAATGGAAAGGGGCCGCAGGACGACGATACAAGCAACGCGCCTACAGCACCCAACTCCACAGCCAGTACCCCATCCTCCACACCTCTGTCCACTCCATCCAAGACCCCACAGAAAAGCCCAGGACCCCCCACCCTCAAAGAACAATGGACCCCCAGTCGAGACGTGTGCTCAGATAGTGAGCTGGAGAAGACGCCAAATCATACACTGGAAAGTG GACTGACCAACGGTTTCAACAAGCACAAAGACGGCGGGTCCGACTCTGAGTACAGCCCTTGCCCAGTCCTCCACAAAGAAAT CAGCTCACCACCCAAACGAAGCCTCGGGAAACCAGCCCTTTCCAAAGTTCCCTTCCTGGAGATAGTCAACGGAGACTCAGATTACACTG GCAATGGCAGCCAAACGTCAGAGGATGAGACGGAGCTGGAGCCTCTAGAACTAGTGTGGGCCAAGTGTCGGGGATATCCCTCCTATCCTGCTCTG ATCATCGACCCAGAGATGCCAGAGGAGGGCCTGCTGCACAACGGGGTGCCCATCCCTGTCCCACCCAAAGACGTCCTCCGTCTGGGGGagcagaggcaggaggagaccAACGAGAGGCTCTACCTGGTGCTCTTCTTTGACAACAAGCGGACATG GCAGTGGCTCCCACGTGACAAGGTGACACCCTTGGGTGTAGACGACACAGGGGACAAGCTGCGCATAATGGAGGGCCGCAAGTCCAGCATCCGCAAGTCTGTCCAGGTGGCGTACGACCGCGCCATGATCCACCAGAGCCGGGTCAGCCACAGCCACGGCTTTGTGGCTTCCAACTACCTGTAG